In Streptomyces violaceusniger Tu 4113, one DNA window encodes the following:
- the npdG gene encoding NADPH-dependent F420 reductase translates to MTTPDAPNSASDAPAKKAPAKDPWDLPDVSGLTVGVLGGTGDQGRGLAYRLARAGQKVIIGSRAAERAQTAARELGGAELGIEGADNAECSRRSDIVIVAVPWDGHAKTLDSLREELSGKLVIDCVNPLGFDKKGAYALTPEEGSAAEQAAALLPDSRVTAAFHHLSAVLLQDPDVEQIDTDVMVLGESRADTDLVQALAARIPGMRGVFAGRLRNAHQVESLVANLISVNRRYKAHAGLRVTDV, encoded by the coding sequence ATGACTACTCCTGACGCCCCGAACTCCGCGTCCGACGCCCCCGCGAAGAAGGCACCCGCCAAGGACCCCTGGGACCTCCCCGATGTGTCCGGCCTGACCGTCGGCGTCCTGGGCGGCACCGGCGACCAGGGCCGCGGCCTCGCCTACCGGCTGGCCAGGGCCGGCCAGAAGGTGATCATCGGCTCGCGCGCCGCCGAGCGCGCGCAGACCGCGGCGCGGGAGCTGGGCGGCGCGGAGCTCGGCATCGAGGGCGCGGACAACGCCGAGTGCTCGCGCCGCAGCGACATCGTCATCGTCGCGGTCCCATGGGACGGCCACGCCAAGACGCTGGACTCGCTGCGCGAGGAGCTCAGCGGCAAGCTGGTCATCGACTGCGTCAACCCGCTGGGCTTCGACAAGAAGGGCGCGTACGCCCTGACGCCGGAGGAGGGCAGCGCCGCCGAGCAGGCCGCCGCCCTGCTGCCGGACTCCCGGGTCACCGCGGCCTTCCACCACCTCTCGGCCGTGCTGCTGCAGGACCCCGACGTCGAGCAGATCGACACCGATGTGATGGTCCTGGGCGAGTCGCGCGCCGACACCGACCTGGTCCAGGCGCTCGCGGCCCGCATCCCCGGCATGCGCGGCGTCTTCGCGGGCCGGCTGCGCAACGCCCACCAGGTGGAGTCCCTGGTGGCCAACCTGATCTCGGTCAACCGCCGCTACAAGGCCCATGCGGGCCTGCGCGTCACCGACGTCTGA
- a CDS encoding carbohydrate ABC transporter permease produces the protein MNEANDLAGAVASEPADEAAPGKGRPEAVPPDDRPGAGRRAARGREGTAPPLRHRIITVSLLTVAAIYFLTPVYWLVVSSTKSSSDLFGTFGFWFHDPHPLDYLHRVLTYDDGIYVRWFANSLMYAGVGALAATLLAAAAGYALAKFRFPGREGIFNVILAGVLIPGTALALPLYLLFSEIGLANTYWAVLIPSIVSPFGVYLCRIYAAAAVPDSLLEAARIDGAGEARIFSTLGLRLMTPALVTVFLFQFVHIWNNFFLPLVMLSDSDLYPIQLGLTSWQGYADRQPELYQYTVGGAFLSVLPLMVLMGVLQRYWRTGLTEGSVKA, from the coding sequence ATGAACGAGGCGAACGACCTGGCGGGCGCGGTCGCGAGCGAGCCCGCGGACGAGGCCGCACCCGGGAAGGGGCGGCCCGAGGCGGTCCCGCCCGATGACCGGCCCGGTGCGGGCCGCCGCGCGGCGAGGGGCCGGGAGGGGACGGCACCCCCCTTGCGGCACCGGATCATCACCGTCTCGCTGCTGACCGTCGCCGCCATCTACTTCCTGACCCCCGTCTACTGGCTCGTCGTCTCCTCCACCAAGTCCAGCAGCGATCTCTTCGGCACCTTCGGCTTCTGGTTCCACGACCCGCACCCGCTCGACTATCTGCACCGGGTGCTCACCTACGACGACGGCATCTACGTCCGGTGGTTCGCCAACAGCCTGATGTACGCGGGCGTCGGCGCGCTCGCCGCCACCCTGCTGGCGGCCGCCGCCGGCTACGCCCTGGCCAAGTTCCGCTTCCCCGGCCGGGAGGGCATCTTCAACGTCATCCTGGCCGGAGTGCTGATCCCGGGCACGGCGCTCGCCCTCCCGCTCTATCTCCTCTTCAGCGAGATCGGCCTGGCCAACACCTACTGGGCCGTGCTGATCCCCAGCATCGTCAGCCCCTTCGGGGTCTATCTGTGCCGGATCTACGCGGCCGCCGCCGTCCCGGACTCCCTCCTGGAGGCGGCGCGGATCGACGGCGCGGGGGAGGCCCGGATCTTTTCCACGCTGGGGCTGCGGCTGATGACCCCGGCGCTGGTCACCGTCTTCCTGTTCCAGTTCGTGCACATCTGGAACAACTTCTTTCTGCCGCTGGTCATGCTCTCCGACTCCGATCTCTACCCGATCCAGCTCGGTCTGACGTCCTGGCAGGGGTACGCGGACCGGCAGCCGGAGCTGTACCAGTACACGGTCGGCGGGGCGTTCCTGTCCGTCCTGCCGCTGATGGTGCTGATGGGCGTACTCCAGCGGTACTGGCGCACAGGGCTGACGGAGGGGAGTGTCAAAGCGTAA
- a CDS encoding carbohydrate ABC transporter permease, whose protein sequence is MRRVSKAPRRFTRTEARSARAASGFLLPFLALFLLCFIAPIAYALYESLLKVERTGPLGLGGETKQVWAGLSNYAHALEDDRFTAGFGRVLLFGAVQIPLMIAFATALALLLDAASARWVGFFRTAFFLPYGVPGVIASILWGFLYVPGISPLVEMADSMGWNVDFLGRGAVLWSIANIVTWQFTGYNMLVLIAQLKAVPGELYEAARIDGANAWQVARHIKLPLIRPALVLTTVFSLIGTLQLFAEPKVLKPLSNSIDSGYTPNLAAYNEAFTSNNQHIAAAEAVLLALVACVLSFGFLRLVGQRGKDGDNG, encoded by the coding sequence GTGAGGCGGGTGAGCAAAGCCCCCCGCCGCTTCACCCGGACCGAGGCACGCAGCGCCCGGGCGGCGTCCGGGTTTCTGCTGCCCTTCCTCGCGCTCTTCCTGCTGTGCTTCATCGCCCCCATCGCCTACGCCCTCTACGAGAGCCTGCTGAAGGTCGAGCGCACCGGGCCGCTCGGCCTCGGCGGGGAGACCAAGCAGGTGTGGGCGGGCCTGTCCAACTACGCCCACGCCCTGGAGGACGACCGGTTCACGGCGGGCTTCGGCCGGGTGCTGCTCTTCGGCGCCGTCCAGATCCCGTTGATGATCGCCTTCGCCACCGCCCTCGCGCTGCTGCTGGACGCGGCCTCGGCGCGCTGGGTCGGCTTCTTCCGGACCGCCTTCTTCCTGCCGTACGGCGTGCCCGGGGTGATCGCGTCGATCCTGTGGGGCTTCCTCTACGTCCCCGGGATCAGCCCGCTGGTGGAGATGGCCGATTCGATGGGCTGGAACGTGGACTTCCTGGGCCGCGGGGCGGTCCTGTGGTCCATCGCCAACATCGTCACCTGGCAGTTCACCGGCTACAACATGCTGGTGCTGATCGCCCAGCTCAAGGCCGTACCCGGAGAGCTGTACGAGGCGGCGCGGATCGACGGGGCCAATGCCTGGCAGGTCGCCCGGCACATCAAACTCCCCCTGATCCGGCCCGCGCTCGTGCTCACCACCGTCTTCAGCCTCATCGGCACCCTGCAGCTCTTCGCCGAACCCAAGGTGCTCAAACCGCTGAGCAACTCCATCGACTCCGGCTACACCCCCAATCTGGCGGCCTACAACGAGGCGTTCACCAGCAACAACCAGCACATCGCGGCGGCCGAGGCGGTCCTGCTCGCCCTCGTCGCCTGCGTGCTGTCCTTCGGATTCCTGAGACTCGTGGGCCAGCGGGGGAAGGACGGCGACAACGGATGA
- a CDS encoding ABC transporter substrate-binding protein: protein MSDTARNRNTWMSGAPRRAVLGGAAAAAAGFALAGCGSNDDGGGEPKGRKKGEKITLTFWSWVPGIDKPVALWNSKNPEVRVKVEKVSAVDGAQYAKMHAAIKAGNPPDVGQIEYPVVPSFLVDNGLLDLTKYGVAEHKDMFVGWQWQQSVFGKAVYAVPQASGPMGLFIRQDLFDKWGIEPPTTWDEYEAAATAIRKKGAWIETFSATNGNRFAGLAWQAGARWFGTEGDTWTVSIDDEPTRKVADYWYELARRKLIKTIPDRQNAWYKDVQTGSIASWLGASWGDALLVGNAPGTAGKWRVVPMPQWKKGDASYANWGGSTTAVFAKTKYPKDALAFAIWLNTDPESIKLLIENGYGTPGAKQGYTTSQLDVHKDFFGGQAYSKVFDEASKGVDTSWKWGPATDTLYQRLGDAFTAAIGDGSDFRSVLKKVQGETITDLKEKGLKVKAG, encoded by the coding sequence ATGAGCGATACCGCAAGAAACCGGAACACCTGGATGTCCGGCGCGCCGCGCCGCGCCGTCCTCGGCGGTGCGGCCGCCGCGGCGGCCGGGTTCGCCCTCGCGGGCTGCGGCTCGAACGACGACGGGGGCGGGGAACCCAAGGGCCGCAAGAAGGGCGAGAAGATCACCCTGACCTTCTGGTCCTGGGTGCCGGGCATCGACAAGCCCGTCGCCCTGTGGAACAGCAAGAACCCCGAGGTGCGGGTCAAGGTCGAGAAGGTCTCGGCCGTCGACGGCGCCCAGTACGCCAAGATGCACGCCGCCATCAAGGCGGGCAATCCGCCGGACGTCGGCCAGATCGAATACCCGGTCGTGCCCAGCTTCCTGGTCGACAACGGGCTGCTGGATCTGACCAAGTACGGGGTCGCCGAGCACAAGGACATGTTCGTCGGCTGGCAGTGGCAGCAGTCCGTCTTCGGCAAGGCCGTCTACGCCGTACCGCAGGCGTCCGGTCCGATGGGCCTGTTCATCCGTCAGGACCTGTTCGACAAGTGGGGCATAGAGCCGCCCACCACGTGGGACGAGTACGAGGCGGCGGCCACGGCGATCCGTAAGAAGGGCGCCTGGATCGAGACCTTCTCGGCCACCAACGGCAACCGCTTCGCGGGGCTGGCCTGGCAGGCCGGGGCGCGCTGGTTCGGCACCGAGGGCGACACCTGGACCGTCTCCATCGACGACGAGCCGACCCGTAAGGTCGCCGACTACTGGTACGAGCTGGCCCGGCGGAAGCTCATCAAGACCATTCCGGACCGGCAGAACGCCTGGTACAAGGACGTCCAGACCGGCTCCATCGCCTCCTGGCTCGGCGCCAGTTGGGGCGACGCCCTGCTGGTCGGCAACGCGCCGGGGACCGCGGGCAAGTGGCGCGTGGTGCCCATGCCGCAGTGGAAGAAGGGCGACGCCTCCTACGCCAACTGGGGCGGCTCCACCACCGCGGTCTTCGCCAAGACCAAGTACCCCAAGGACGCGCTGGCCTTCGCGATCTGGCTCAACACCGACCCGGAGTCGATCAAGCTCCTGATCGAGAACGGCTATGGCACCCCGGGCGCCAAGCAGGGGTACACCACCTCCCAGCTCGATGTGCACAAGGACTTCTTCGGCGGCCAGGCGTACAGCAAGGTCTTCGACGAGGCGAGCAAGGGCGTGGACACGAGCTGGAAGTGGGGCCCCGCCACGGACACCCTCTACCAGCGGCTCGGCGACGCCTTCACCGCCGCCATCGGGGACGGGTCCGACTTCCGTTCCGTGCTGAAGAAGGTGCAGGGCGAGACGATCACCGACCTCAAGGAAAAGGGCCTCAAGGTGAAGGCCGGGTGA
- a CDS encoding sialidase family protein has translation MKVGTGAARSYEWSVPFRAGTEGYASYRIPAVVLTHAGTLLAFAEGRADSSADYGRIDLVLKRSADGGRTWGAVQLVARNGDGTAGNPAPVVLDGGPHGGRVLLVHIRSAASATEDRIRRGEVSAADGRRVWLTYSDDDGASWSEAREITASTKRPEWRWYATTPGHALRLRYGAHAGRIVVAANHSLPPTVPGDDGTEGRYNGGHDLLSDDDGATWRIGYVDDNPDGYVNVNETTAAQLPDGRVYFNTRTDATAPGTRADAHSGDGGATLDLPFRPQAGLVAPVVEGSALHLGEPDALLFSGPADPAYRALMTVRTSHDGGVTWRPTHTVNGLPAAYSDLVRLDDATVGLLYETGDFSAYSTITFRRIPMEELV, from the coding sequence ATGAAAGTCGGCACGGGGGCGGCACGCTCGTACGAGTGGTCCGTTCCGTTCCGGGCGGGCACCGAGGGCTATGCGAGCTACCGGATCCCGGCAGTGGTGCTGACCCACGCCGGAACGCTCCTCGCCTTCGCCGAGGGCCGGGCGGACTCCTCCGCCGACTACGGCCGCATCGACCTCGTGCTCAAGCGGTCGGCCGACGGCGGCCGTACCTGGGGCGCCGTACAGCTCGTCGCCCGCAACGGCGATGGCACGGCGGGCAATCCGGCCCCCGTCGTCCTCGACGGCGGCCCCCATGGCGGCCGCGTCCTGCTGGTGCACATCCGCAGCGCCGCCTCCGCCACCGAGGACCGGATCCGGCGCGGCGAGGTGAGCGCGGCCGACGGGCGGCGGGTGTGGCTGACGTACAGCGATGACGACGGCGCGAGCTGGAGCGAGGCCCGCGAGATCACCGCGAGCACCAAGCGGCCCGAATGGCGGTGGTACGCCACCACCCCCGGCCACGCCCTCCGGCTGCGGTACGGCGCCCACGCGGGCCGGATCGTCGTCGCGGCCAACCACTCCCTGCCCCCGACCGTCCCCGGCGACGACGGCACCGAGGGGCGGTACAACGGCGGGCACGATCTGCTCAGCGACGACGACGGCGCGACCTGGCGGATCGGCTATGTGGACGACAACCCCGATGGCTACGTCAACGTCAACGAGACCACCGCCGCCCAACTCCCCGACGGCCGCGTCTACTTCAACACCCGCACCGACGCGACCGCGCCCGGCACCCGCGCCGACGCCCACTCCGGCGACGGCGGCGCCACCCTGGACCTCCCCTTCCGGCCGCAGGCCGGTCTGGTGGCCCCCGTGGTCGAGGGCAGTGCGCTGCACCTCGGCGAGCCGGACGCGCTGCTCTTCTCCGGCCCCGCCGACCCCGCGTACCGGGCGCTGATGACCGTCCGTACGAGCCATGACGGGGGTGTCACCTGGCGGCCCACGCACACCGTGAACGGCCTGCCCGCCGCCTACTCCGATCTGGTCCGACTCGACGACGCCACGGTCGGACTGCTCTACGAGACCGGCGACTTCAGCGCCTACTCGACCATCACATTCCGGCGCATTCCGATGGAGGAGCTGGTATGA
- the map gene encoding type I methionyl aminopeptidase gives MSGQSLLVPGSLSPIRPVPASIARPEYVGKASPTPYDGPEVQDAETIERMRIAGRIAARAMEEAAKLIAPGVTTDELDRVAHEYMCDHGAYPSTLGYRGFPKSLCSSVNEVICHGIPDTTVLQDGDIVNLDVTAFIGGVHGDNNATYLCGEVDEESRLLVERTRESLNRAIKAVKPGRRINIIGRVIESYAKRFDYGVVRDFTGHGINSSFHSGLIVPHYDSPHHTTEIKPGMTFTIEPMLTLGTYEYDMWEDGWTVVTKDRKRTAQFEHTLVVTETGAEILTLQ, from the coding sequence ATGTCTGGCCAGTCGCTTCTAGTCCCGGGGTCGCTCTCCCCCATCCGCCCCGTCCCCGCCTCGATCGCGCGTCCGGAGTACGTCGGCAAGGCGAGTCCGACGCCTTATGACGGGCCCGAGGTGCAGGACGCCGAGACGATCGAGCGCATGCGGATCGCGGGGCGTATCGCCGCACGGGCGATGGAGGAGGCCGCCAAGCTGATCGCGCCGGGGGTCACCACGGACGAGCTGGACCGGGTGGCCCATGAGTACATGTGCGACCACGGCGCGTACCCCTCGACGCTGGGCTACCGCGGGTTCCCCAAGTCGCTGTGCAGCTCGGTCAACGAGGTCATCTGCCACGGCATCCCGGACACCACCGTCCTCCAGGACGGCGACATCGTGAACCTCGACGTCACCGCCTTCATCGGCGGGGTGCACGGGGACAACAACGCCACGTATCTGTGCGGTGAGGTGGACGAGGAGTCGCGGCTGCTCGTCGAGCGCACCCGGGAGTCCCTCAACCGCGCGATCAAGGCCGTCAAGCCGGGCCGCCGGATCAACATCATCGGCCGGGTCATCGAGTCGTACGCCAAGCGCTTCGACTACGGCGTGGTCCGCGACTTCACGGGCCACGGGATCAACTCCTCGTTCCACTCCGGCCTGATCGTGCCGCACTACGACAGCCCGCACCACACCACCGAGATCAAGCCGGGGATGACCTTCACCATCGAGCCGATGCTGACGCTCGGCACCTATGAGTACGACATGTGGGAGGACGGCTGGACCGTGGTCACCAAGGACCGTAAGCGGACGGCGCAGTTCGAGCACACACTGGTGGTGACGGAGACCGGGGCGGAGATCCTCACCCTGCAGTAG
- the efeO gene encoding iron uptake system protein EfeO, translating to MRAARTSVVAAISALATITAVAGCAQKSDAKGSDAVQVTASDDACEVSKTSFPAGHVKLAVENKGSKVTEVYVYAPGDRIVTERENIGPGTSASISAEIKAGSYEITCKPGMKGHGIRQKVSATGKGAVAKRDPRLDKAVAAYRAYVQQQADETLPVAQKFADAVKKDDLEGAKKLYAPSRVGWERTEPVAESFGDIDPKVDVREDGLEKGQKWTGWHRLEKSLWQTKKITAADHDLADQLIKDLKDWQKRVGTADITPTGMANGAKELLDEVQTGKVTGEEERYSHTDLLDFEGNVEGAETSYKLLKPVASTNDPELAKELDKQFAAVVKLLDKYREGEGFVSYDTVTETQRKELSDAVNALAEPLSRLAAAVVTK from the coding sequence ATGCGAGCCGCTCGCACCTCCGTTGTCGCCGCGATATCGGCGCTGGCGACAATCACCGCCGTCGCCGGCTGCGCCCAGAAGTCCGACGCCAAGGGCTCGGACGCCGTGCAGGTCACCGCCTCCGACGACGCGTGCGAGGTCTCCAAGACCTCCTTCCCCGCCGGGCATGTGAAGCTCGCGGTGGAGAACAAGGGCTCCAAGGTGACCGAGGTGTACGTCTACGCCCCGGGGGACCGGATCGTCACCGAGCGGGAGAACATCGGGCCCGGCACCTCCGCCTCGATCAGCGCCGAGATCAAGGCCGGTTCGTACGAGATCACCTGCAAGCCTGGGATGAAGGGCCACGGCATCCGCCAGAAGGTGTCCGCCACCGGCAAGGGCGCGGTGGCCAAGCGCGATCCGCGGCTGGACAAGGCGGTGGCCGCGTACCGCGCCTACGTCCAGCAGCAGGCCGACGAGACCCTCCCCGTGGCGCAGAAGTTCGCCGACGCGGTCAAGAAGGACGACCTCGAGGGCGCCAAGAAGCTCTACGCCCCCTCGCGCGTCGGCTGGGAGCGCACCGAACCGGTCGCCGAGTCCTTCGGCGACATCGATCCCAAGGTCGATGTGCGCGAGGACGGTCTGGAGAAGGGCCAGAAGTGGACCGGCTGGCACCGGCTGGAGAAGTCGCTGTGGCAGACCAAGAAGATCACCGCGGCCGACCACGACCTCGCCGACCAGCTCATCAAGGACCTGAAGGACTGGCAGAAGCGCGTCGGCACCGCCGACATCACCCCCACCGGCATGGCCAACGGCGCCAAGGAGCTGCTGGACGAGGTGCAGACCGGCAAGGTCACCGGTGAGGAGGAGCGCTACAGCCACACCGACCTGCTGGACTTCGAGGGCAATGTCGAGGGCGCCGAGACCTCGTACAAGCTGCTCAAGCCGGTCGCGTCCACCAACGACCCGGAGCTGGCCAAGGAGCTGGACAAGCAGTTCGCGGCTGTCGTGAAGCTGCTGGACAAGTACCGCGAGGGCGAGGGCTTCGTGTCGTACGACACCGTCACGGAGACCCAGCGCAAGGAACTGTCCGACGCGGTCAACGCGCTGGCCGAGCCGCTCTCCCGGCTCGCCGCCGCCGTCGTCACCAAGTGA
- the efeB gene encoding iron uptake transporter deferrochelatase/peroxidase subunit: MTDETGTAPSRRALIGWGGAGLALGAAAAGGAAAALSGGADDTQAVADSGAAVPFYGAHQAGIATAVQDRLHFAAFDVTTDDRAALIALLKEWTKAAARMTQGHAVGGGAVSDLAEAPPDDTGEALGLKASRLTLTIGFGPTLFKDKKGKDRFGIADRRPEALIDLPAFPGDNLDAARSDGDLCVQACADDPQVAVHAIRNLARIGMGKVAIRWSQLGFGKTSSTTPDAQTPRNMMGFKDGTRNIAGTDTAALEKHVWVSGKAGPAWLAGGSYLVARRIRMHIETWDRTSLKEQEDVFGRDKGEGAPQGRQHERDEPNLKAMLPTAHVRLAHPDSNGGVRILRRGYSFTDGTDGLGRLDAGLFFLAYQHDVRDGFVPVQRRLARTDALNEYIQHVGSALFAVPPGVRDADDWWGRALFS; this comes from the coding sequence ATGACCGACGAGACCGGCACCGCTCCCTCGCGCCGGGCGCTGATCGGCTGGGGAGGCGCCGGGCTCGCGCTCGGCGCCGCGGCCGCAGGCGGCGCGGCGGCCGCGCTGAGCGGCGGTGCGGACGACACCCAGGCGGTCGCCGACAGCGGCGCCGCGGTGCCCTTCTACGGGGCGCACCAGGCGGGGATCGCCACGGCGGTGCAGGACCGGCTGCACTTCGCGGCGTTCGACGTCACCACCGACGACCGCGCCGCGCTGATCGCGCTGCTGAAGGAGTGGACGAAGGCGGCGGCCCGGATGACCCAGGGGCATGCGGTCGGCGGCGGCGCGGTGAGCGATCTGGCGGAGGCCCCGCCGGACGACACCGGCGAGGCGCTGGGCCTCAAGGCGTCCCGGCTCACCCTCACCATCGGCTTCGGGCCCACGCTCTTCAAGGACAAGAAGGGCAAGGACCGCTTCGGCATCGCCGACCGCCGCCCCGAGGCGCTGATCGACCTGCCCGCCTTCCCCGGCGACAATCTCGACGCGGCGCGCAGCGACGGCGATCTGTGTGTGCAGGCGTGCGCGGACGACCCGCAGGTGGCCGTGCACGCCATCCGCAACCTGGCCCGGATCGGCATGGGCAAGGTGGCCATCCGCTGGTCGCAGCTTGGCTTCGGCAAGACGTCCTCGACCACGCCTGACGCGCAGACACCGCGCAACATGATGGGCTTCAAGGACGGCACCCGGAACATCGCGGGCACCGACACCGCCGCCCTGGAGAAGCATGTGTGGGTGAGCGGGAAGGCGGGCCCGGCGTGGCTGGCCGGCGGTTCGTACCTGGTGGCGCGCCGCATCCGGATGCACATCGAGACCTGGGACCGCACCTCGCTCAAGGAGCAGGAGGACGTCTTCGGCCGGGACAAGGGCGAGGGCGCGCCGCAGGGCAGGCAGCATGAGCGCGACGAGCCGAATCTGAAGGCGATGCTGCCCACCGCGCATGTCCGGCTCGCGCATCCGGACTCCAACGGCGGGGTGCGGATCCTGCGCCGCGGCTACTCCTTCACCGATGGCACGGACGGTCTGGGGCGGCTGGACGCGGGGCTGTTCTTCCTCGCCTACCAGCACGACGTACGGGACGGGTTCGTGCCGGTGCAGCGGCGGCTGGCGCGCACGGACGCGCTCAACGAGTACATCCAGCACGTGGGTTCGGCGCTCTTCGCGGTCCCGCCGGGCGTCCGGGACGCGGACGACTGGTGGGGCAGGGCGCTGTTCTCCTGA
- the efeU gene encoding iron uptake transporter permease EfeU has product MFGNYLIGLREGLEASLVVCILIAYLVKTERRDALRPVWLGVAVAVLLSMSFGAALEFGSQELTFEAKEALGGSLSVLSVGLVTWMVFWMRRTARHLKSELHSKLDAALAMGTGALVATAFFAVGREGLETALFVWTAVRASNDGTADPLIGVVLGLITAVALGWLFYRGALRINLAKFFTWTGAMLVVVAAGVLAYGFHDLQEADWLPGLHSLAFDISSTIAPDSWYGTLLKGVFNFQPDPTWLQVSMWALYLVPTLALFLRPGRVSPSTAAPRNREQEPHDTQAAPSADDSPDRSGGTDAGDDADGVHDGPRRAGEHSVGGQG; this is encoded by the coding sequence GTGTTCGGCAATTACCTGATCGGTCTGCGCGAAGGGCTGGAAGCCAGCCTGGTGGTGTGCATCCTGATCGCCTATCTGGTCAAGACCGAGCGCCGGGACGCGCTGCGCCCGGTGTGGCTCGGGGTCGCCGTCGCGGTGCTGCTGAGCATGTCCTTCGGCGCGGCACTGGAGTTCGGCTCGCAGGAGCTGACCTTCGAGGCGAAGGAGGCGCTGGGCGGCTCGCTGTCGGTCCTGTCGGTGGGCCTGGTGACCTGGATGGTGTTCTGGATGCGGCGCACCGCCCGCCATCTGAAGTCCGAGCTGCACAGCAAGCTGGACGCGGCGCTCGCGATGGGCACCGGGGCGCTGGTGGCCACGGCCTTCTTCGCGGTGGGCCGGGAGGGCCTGGAGACCGCGCTGTTCGTGTGGACGGCGGTGCGGGCGAGCAACGACGGTACGGCGGATCCGCTGATCGGTGTGGTCCTGGGCCTGATCACCGCGGTGGCGCTGGGCTGGCTGTTCTACCGGGGCGCGCTCAGGATCAACCTGGCGAAGTTCTTCACCTGGACGGGCGCGATGCTGGTCGTGGTGGCCGCGGGGGTGCTCGCGTACGGCTTCCACGATCTGCAGGAGGCCGACTGGCTGCCCGGGCTGCACTCGCTGGCCTTCGACATCAGCTCCACCATCGCGCCGGACTCCTGGTACGGCACGCTGCTCAAGGGCGTCTTCAACTTCCAGCCGGACCCGACCTGGCTTCAGGTGTCGATGTGGGCGCTCTATCTGGTCCCCACGCTCGCGCTGTTCCTGCGTCCCGGTAGGGTGTCGCCGTCCACAGCAGCCCCCAGGAATCGGGAGCAGGAGCCCCATGACACGCAGGCCGCCCCGTCGGCAGATGACAGTCCCGACCGCAGCGGCGGTACTGACGCTGGGGATGACGCTGACGGGGTGCATGACGGTCCACGGCGAGCGGGAGAACATTCCGTCGGTGGACAAGGCTGA